GAAAATCTTGAAGAAAGAGGCACCGAGAGAGGCAAGAAACCCGAACAGAAATCTTGGCATGTGGCGGTTAGCCGAAGAGCAACAACAAATGCAAAAAGAGCATCTATCTAGCATCGGCAGCAGgaacagcagcaaaaaaaaaagtggggaaaaaccAGTCTGTATCTGCGTGTCTCCAGGTCTCGCCTTACCCCATCCCATCTTTACCAGCAGGAAATGGATTAAGCTCTAGCTAAACTCTTGCCAAAGCAGAGGCACAAGCGATGGGCTTTGTGGGGAAGGTGGGCAGAGCTTGCGCGATGAATGCTCTCTGCCAAAAAGTGCCAAGGGTGCAAAACTAGCTGGCTGAGAGTGGCAGTCCAGGGAAGGAAAAGGCAGCGGAGGAGGGAATGTGTCTGGCTCGTTGCTGGAGTCTTGGAAAGGAGTGAGATGTTGAATAAACATCCGTTGCGTCTTTTAGCTCAAGTTGTGCCTAGGAGCCTCGATCGTTTCTGAAACGCAAGTGGAGAAGCTGGGCTTGGTGGTGACTGTCGGACGAGCAAAGATGTAGTAGTTGATGGCACACACTGCGCCATCAGTGGCACGGAAGGCTCACAGGTAGACGTGGATGGACTTGGCTTGCGAGGAGGAAGAAATAGAGCACCTGCCACGACCAACGATACCAAGTGGAGAAGACAAACATGTCCCTGCGTGTGGTGATAGCTGCCTTGTTAGTGCTCCTCATCCTCTTCACTTTACTGGGCAATGCGCTGGTGTGCGTGGCGGTGATCAAATTTAGACATCTACGCTCCAAGGTGACCAACTTCTTCGTCGTCTCGTTGGCTGTTTCAGATCTCTTCGTAGCTGCACTGGTCATGCCATGGAAGGCGGTGGTGGAAGTGGTCGGTTTCTGGCCGTTCGGGGCTTTCTGCGACATGTGGGTGGCTTTTGATATCATGTGCTCCACGGCATCCATCCTCAACTTGTGCATCATCAGCATGGACCGCTACTGGGCCATTTCTAGCCCCTTCTGCTACGAACAGAAGATGACCCAACGGGTAGCATCCATTATGATTGGCGTGGCTTGGATGCTCTCCATTCTGATCTCCTTCATACCTGTCCACCTGAGATGGCACAAAGCCAGGAAGTTCCTTCCTGGTGAGGAACCAGGCTCCAACCTCACCTGGGCCCTTGAAGGAAACTGTGACTCGAGCCTCAACAGGACCTACGCCATCTCCTCATCCTTCATCAGCTTCTACATTCCCGTCGCCATCATGATAGTGACCTACACCCGGATCTTCCGCATTGCTCAGAGACAGATAAGAAGGATCTCTTCTCTAGAGAGGGCCGTGGAACACGCCCAGAGTTGCCAAAGCAGCGAGTGTTCTCACGAGGTCTCCTTGAAGAACTCCTTTCGGAAAGAAACCAAGGTCCTCAAGACTCTTTCGATCATCATGGGAGTTTTcgtcttctgctggcttcctttCTTTGTGCTCAACTGCATCGTGCCCTTCTGCGACCCCAACCTTCATGAGATCGGGAAGCTCCCCTGCATCAGTGATACCGTTTTCGACATCTTTGTCTGGTTTGGCTGGGCAAACTCCTCTCTCAACCCCATCATCTATGCCTTCAATGTTGACTTCCGGAAGGCTTTCGCAGCCATCTTGGGCTGCGGTCGCTTGTGTCCCAGCAATGCTGTGGAGGCGGTCAACTTCAGCAATGAGTTGGTTTCCTACCATCATGACACCACCTGCCAGAAAGACCTTGGGACCTTGAGTTACCCACACTTTCTCCCTCATGCTATAACTCTtccaggagaggaggaggaggatttgaGGTTGGACAAGGTCCCTCAATCGTCTCATGGTGGCGACAGTGCGGCTGTTTTGTCGGCCATTATTCATGTGGACTATGAAACGGATCTTTCTCTGGAGAAGATCGTTCCCTTTGCCCACAAtctgatggagggagagagaaccaGAGATGATCCTGCAGAGAGAGACGGAAGCAGTGAACATGAACTTTTTCCATGGGTTGGATGAAATTGGTGGCTGCGGGTGAAGGAAAAGGGATCGGGCCTAATGAAGTCGTTTTGTACGTCTATCTCATCGTGAACAAATATCAATGTATCTTATTAGAAAGTCTTTCTGGAGGGATAATTAGGTTTGTCTGTTGtagcaaagccaaaaaaaaagaagggtggtggtggttgtggccTTCTAAAAGCTATTATTCACAGACCACAGGACTACATCATGTATGTGATGAATTATTATTTAGAAACTTTTATGACAGGATAACTAgatagtgaatagaatagaacagaacagaacagaattctttgttggccaagtgtgattgaacacagaaggaatttgtctttggtgcagatgctctcagtgtacataaaagaaaagatacatttgccaagaatggaatggaatagaatagaattttttattggccaggtgtgattggacacacaaggaatttgtctttggtgcagatgctctcagtgtacataaaagaaaagatacatttgccaagaatggaatggaatagaatagaattttttattggccaggtgtgattggacacacaaggaatttgtctttggtgcatatgctctcagtgtacataaaagatacatttgccaagaatggaatggaatgaaatagaatagaatagaattttttattggccaggtgtgattggacacacaaggaatttgtctttggtgcatatgctctcagtgtacataaaagaaaatatatatttgccaaGAATGGaatgtaatggaatggaatagaatagaattttttattggccaggtgtgattggacacacaaggaatttgtctttggtgcatatgctctcagtgtacataaaagatacatttgccaagaatggaatggaatggaatagaatagaattttttattggccaggtgtgattggacacacaaggaatttatctttggtgcatatgctctcagtgtacataaaagaaaagatatatttgccaagaatggaatggaatggaatagaatagaatagaattttttattggccaggtgtgattggacacacaaggaatttgtctttggtgcatatgctctcagtgtacataaaagaaaagcttTTAAAGTGTCCCAAGACTTTACTCAGTGTTTTTAGTAATTAGGCAGCTGACTAATCATTAGATAGAACCAAATTCTGTGAACCAAAGAGAAGATTACTGTAAACCAGTAGTCCCCCACAGCGAGGCAATTCGATTTTTaatggggcaattggaaccttgtttaaaccaagttaaggGCGTTTTAGGCTTCCacgagtaggagttcactttttgaatagtaagaattatatgccaCGGGGgaagggggcatcaggattttagagaggcTTAGATGGGCCACAGCCAAAAAAAAGCTTGGGAGCTTTTGTTCTAAATGGTCTTTTCTCTCTTATGGATAGATGTAAATAGAGTGCCACAGTTATTTGCCTGACTTAAAATGAAATCTGGTTCTTctaccacatttttttaaaaaggaaaaaaaatagaaatgttgGCCATTAGGACATAACTTATAAAATGTGTGATTTTATTAAGCTAATTTAGAGAAGTTGGAATGACACAGTGACCCTACTGGATGATAATTTCCATAGGGTTTGCAAGCACTAGAAATGTACTTTGTTAATGGAAGGTATGCCCGGTTTGTGTCATTGGCTTCATTTTGAAGTCAGTTGCACTTCAAAAATGACAGGTTGTAGATAATTTTCATAACGTCTGACAGGCCAGCACCACACTTGGTTCTATCTACAGGATAATTTTTAAGATGGCTCTTTAAAGACGATAGGGGAAAGATTTTCCTGTCCCCCGGGAAGAAATTACAATGcagtggtgaccaaaattgcGCAGGAGATGGTGTGTTGTTTTAATGAAAAATGTATGATTTCAAGTATCCTTAGAATGAAAAGGAGTGAATGGTATCTACCACTGAAATATACGgctcaaaaataaatttaaaaagggaacacttaaacaacacaatataactccaagtaaatcgaacttctatgaaatcaaactgtccacttaattagcaacactgattgacaatcaatttcacatgttgtcagcccattcaactttgtacagaacaaagtattcaatgagaatatttcattcaacacaagagcacgcaacaaattcaaacttaatattaaatgctccaagcttgactgtaaaaaatatgactttagcaatcgagttgtcaaagcgtggaactcattaccggactcagtagtgtcaacccctaacccccaacatttctcccttagactatccacaattgacctctccaggttcctaagaggtcagtaaggggcgtacataagtgcactggtgtgcctttcgtcccctgtccaattgtctctccctatctcgtatatcatatatcttttcttccttcatatatcttctcctctatttttaaatcttctctttatatataatacttcatgcctattctcttcaatatgtattgtgcattggacaaaataaataaaaaataaaataaaaataaattcagatctaggacgtgttctttgagtgttccctttatttttttgtgcagggTATATTAAATCTGTGCGCATGAGACATACACAGAAGGTTGGACTATTTTGTATCCAAACCTCACCTCCAACTCCTTTATTTTTATAGTGGGATTAAAAGAACCGGTTACTGTCCCATGCGTGTGGCTGGAAGAACATCATATAGCTGATGTGTGATATGTGATAATTAATATGGCCAAATAATGTTGCAACTTTGTCATGTGTCTTGATTGCTGcaggcaaaaataaaataaaataaaattgaaataaagcaGTAAACTAATTATCTAGAGAGCACCAGCTAGGAGAAAAGATGTATTGTTAGATGAAGAACACACACTATGTTAATCTTAAGAGAGTCGTGATGAATGTGTAGGAAAGACGGAATTGAATAAAGATGTTTTTGTTTGTTGCTTCTCCTTCAGACAAGAGTTGTATAAACTTTCTGTGGATGGTTGCCTCCTGCTTTCTAATTCTTATTTAGTCCTTCATTTTTTGACTCTTGAGAACCAGGAAAATATAACTGAAAAAAAAACCATGTTTTAGTAATTGTTCTTCAGGTAAAATGGGTAGTTATGATACTGTACACAGTTTTCATACCATaaaaaactctttttaaaaacctgccattAAATGTCATGCATTATCAAGAGTTGCTTCGTAGGTTCCAGAAAGGGCTGGACTCAGATTTTGGATTTTGAGTCACAGCCATACCTCAACTAAACTTCCTGATCTTTGGAAAGGAAATTAATATTTGTCTCCACATATACCGACAGAGTGCGTTTCCATGAATTTAGTCTAATCAATTCCAAAACACATTTGAAAGCAAATTAAACATGTATCACCAGGCTCTTGTCTAAAACAGGAAGGCATTGCTAGTAGAAGCACAAGCATCAACATTAGAAAtcctaataattataataatacctccgagaccgccttctgctgcacgaatcccagcggccgattaggtcccacagagttggccttctccgggtcctgtcgactaaacaatgtcgtctggcgggacccagggggataGCCTTctttctctgtggcgaccccggccctctggaaccaactccccccagagattaggactgcccccactctcctcgccttttgtaagttactaaaaactcatctttgtcgccaggcatggggaaactaacatgCACCCCAATTGtgaaggctggtgtatggtttgattggttgtgtgattattttattataagggttttaaattgcattttaagattggatttgtacactgtttatgttgttgtgagctgccccgagtcctcggagagggtcagcatacaaatctaataaattattaatttattattattattaattgctttCTCAAATCCAGGCTATTTTGAGATGTGGCATTATGCCAGCATATGATGCAGATAAGTAAAGTCTTACATTAGGTGAAAAACCCCCAAAAGTACACatatagactgggtgaaaccaggcttaatagcagtgactaTAACAGGGTTTTTGAagccctagtggacaaccagttaaacatgagccagcaatgtacagctgcagcaaaaaaaaggcaatgcaatcctaaatgcattaacagagggatacaatctaggtcaAGTGAGATACTAATATAACTCTATAAAGGCTTAATTAGACTGCACCTGAAgtatattgcatccagttttggtcaccatattataaaaaagatatttaggCTCTAAAaaggtgcagaagagagcaatcgggactggaaactaaaacatacgaagagcggtTGCAAGAACTAggtatggatagtctaaggaagagAAAgctcaggggagacatgatagcaatggtccaatatttgagaggctgccacagagaggaggaagtcaagctgttctccaaagcacctgaaggacagataaggaataatggatggaaactgaccaaggggagattcaacctagaaataaaaaggaactttctgacggtgcgaacaatcaaccaatggaacagtttgcctttagaagttgtgggagcttcatcacttggaactttcaaaaggagattggactgtaaggtctcctgcttgagcagggggttggactagatgacctacaaggtcccaactctgttaatctgtatctaaGAGGACCAGATTTCCATTTTAAAACtggaactttaaaaatattattgaatAAGTCTCAAGCAAAGGGGAAACAGACACATTTTGTTCATTTCAACAATGCTTTTCTCAAAGATTAGTTCTGTAAGAGTGACCATAAGATGAATGGGGAAAGTACTTGTAAAAGAGTCCCAAAAACCTTAATTCATTAAATGGGAAGAGACAAAAGGAGATAAGCAGTTTACTGCTTTACcaccaatataataataataataataataataataataataataataataataataataatttattagatttgtatgccgcccctctccgaagactcggggcggctcacaacaagcgataaaacaatattgtacaggcacaaatctaatattaagaaaaaactaaaaaccctatcaatttaaaaaaccaaacaacacatacataccaaacataaattataataagcctgggggaaaggtgtctcaaatcccccatgcctggcggtatagatgggtcttaagtagtttacggaagacaaggagggtgggagcagttctaatctccgggggggagttgattccagagggccggggccgccacagagaaggctcttcccctggggcccgccagacgacattgtttagtcgacgggacccggagaaggccgactctgtgggaccttattggccgctgggattcgtgcggtagtaggcggttccggaggtattctggtccaatgccatgtagggctttaaaggtcatgaccaacactttgaattgtgaccggaaactgatcggcagccaatgcaggccacggagtgttgtagaaacgtgggcgaatctgggaagccccacgatggctctcgcggctgcgttctgcacgatctgaagtttccgaacacttttcaaaggtagccccatgtagaaagcattgcagtaatcgaacctcgaggtgataagggcatgagtgactgtgagtaatgactccctgtccaaatagggccgcaactggtgcaccaggcgaacctgggcaaacgccctcctcgccacagccgaaagatgatgttccaatgtcagctgtgggtcgaggaggacgcccaagttgcgcaccctctctgagggggtcagtagtttcccccccagagtaatggatggacagatggaattgtccttgggaggcaacacccacagccaatccgtcttgtctggattgagtttgagtttgttgacacccatccagtccccaacagcctccaggcaccggcacatcacttccactgcttcgctgactggacatggggtggagatgtacaactgggtatcatccgcatattgatgatacctcaccccatgcccttggatgatctcacccagcggtttcatgtagatattattaGATATGGAaaagcaaattttaaaaatatcataaaattgaTCTTAGGAATCTCTTTGTTGGTTTGGAAaatcaggaaaggaaaggaacagaaaggaaaggCATGGTTTTATGGCACTAAGTGTAATTTCTTCAAAGTTTGGTTGTAGAAACCAGAGCATGTGACTTTATCAGTGTAACACATGTCTAGTTCAGCCCTGAATTTAATGTTCTTTGATTGAACATTTGATTTGGTTTGGCTATTAATAACACCTCTGTACCTTATTTCAATAACAATGCCTTTTAACTTCGCTTTTCCTATCTGCGACTTTTAATTGTTTCCTCTTTATGTATTCTCATCCTGTCTGCTAAATTTAGAGTCGCAAGAGGAAAGAAACGGAAAGGAGGAAAGCCGACTGTTTTCCACAGTCATTGTGACATCAAAGAGAAAATTGTGCTACCGTTTTGAACAGGGCAAAGTATTTCAAGAGTCAGATTCCTATGCTCGAGGTGAAATAGACAGACCTTCGTTTTCTTGACACTTTACTTTTGCAAAACCAAAAAGATCACTTCCCACTTTCTTCTtcggcaaaaataatcagaactggACAATTACTGCAGAATGGGAGTGACAAAATGTcctttgcctccagggcttcagaaaggcctgcacGCATTTATGGGGGGCAGCGCGGGGGTATGTGGGCatgtgagagggagggaaagggggtgGTCACATTAACACACGCTAGCATGCCCGCACACCCCAttttaaatctaataataataataataataataataataataacaacaacaacttctaccgcacgaatcccagcgaccaattaggtcccacagagtgggccttctccgggtcccgtcaactaaacaatgtcggttggcgggcccctggggaagagccttctctgtggcggccccgaccctctggaaccaactccccccggagattagaactgcccctactctccctgccttccgtaaacttcttaaaactcacctctgtcgtcaggcatgggggaactgaaacacctcccccgggcatgcacattttatgtatgggatgtttgagtgtatgcttgttaacaaaatggggttcttttaaatgttttaaattatatttggatttgttacaaactgttgtgttgtgctgtgagccgccccgagtctgcggagaggggcggcatacaaatctaaataaataaataaataaataaataaacaacaacaataataatgacaagaacaacaacaataataaagaaataataataattattattattattaatatgcatattgtacaaaTACACAGATTTTCACATATTTtctaaaacaaacacacacatggtGCATACAATAAGGGTATGTACCATATGTGTCTATGTATATGTGTCTATGCTTTAGAAAATACATGAGCATCCGTGTGTTTATAAAATATGGATGTCTTTGTGTGGTGTAAACACGCTCATGCATCCTACtatgtattattttaaatattagatcttTTGGCTGTCAGTCTTGACCTTTTAAATTTGAACTTGGATTAGGATTGTTCCTTTGGAAACTGCCTTGTTTATCTTCTCTAAAGATGAATTAGCATTGTTATCAGGTGATGCCTGTTAGGTTCCCTTGTGTCAGTTCCCATTTCATAAATTCTTAAGTGCAGAAAGACCCCTTGGCCACCTGTATGTCCGAATCCCCGTAGACACTCTTCACGTAAGGTGAAGCTATGCACCGCAAGGTGATCGTGTCTGAGACAAACCGATTAAATCCCTGATTGAAATGGAAATTAGTTGCGGAGGGAAGAAGGGTCCGTGACAGCTACGATGGCAGCACAATTAATTTACTCGAGCAGGGAGAGATTTAATTTGGAAACTGCACCGTGGCTCCAGAATGGCCATTAAAGAATAAACTTGATTATCCATAGCTCAAAGTTTCTGTGCCAAACCGAAACACTTTTTGGGGCAACCAGATTGCAATGAAAACTGGGGTACACATGGGGACACACTAATATTTTTCACACACCTCTCTAGGATACAATTCACTTTTACTTGTCACTGGTATCATTATCATCGTCATCCATTTTAAGGAGATACTTGGTcaatacctaggatgctggcagcaacccgtatGAACCATCAGTGCTAGTCAATTATAcacatttatatacatttttatatgttcagttgactgagtttcaagtttaatgaaaaaagagatgataatgatgatgattatgtcatcatagttgttattattattattattattattattttcacaaaaaaaaGTAATACGCAacaaacgagattgatatgctcgattttgtatcacaatatcacaagtcgaacaccttcttcttcttcttcttcttgttgttattattattattattattattattattattattattattatttcaatacaacacagcaaacgagatcactatgctggatttcgtatttcatcaccagttgggcgcttcccaagcacctaggactgcgtga
The nucleotide sequence above comes from Erythrolamprus reginae isolate rEryReg1 chromosome 12, rEryReg1.hap1, whole genome shotgun sequence. Encoded proteins:
- the LOC139174918 gene encoding D(1) dopamine receptor-like produces the protein MSLRVVIAALLVLLILFTLLGNALVCVAVIKFRHLRSKVTNFFVVSLAVSDLFVAALVMPWKAVVEVVGFWPFGAFCDMWVAFDIMCSTASILNLCIISMDRYWAISSPFCYEQKMTQRVASIMIGVAWMLSILISFIPVHLRWHKARKFLPGEEPGSNLTWALEGNCDSSLNRTYAISSSFISFYIPVAIMIVTYTRIFRIAQRQIRRISSLERAVEHAQSCQSSECSHEVSLKNSFRKETKVLKTLSIIMGVFVFCWLPFFVLNCIVPFCDPNLHEIGKLPCISDTVFDIFVWFGWANSSLNPIIYAFNVDFRKAFAAILGCGRLCPSNAVEAVNFSNELVSYHHDTTCQKDLGTLSYPHFLPHAITLPGEEEEDLRLDKVPQSSHGGDSAAVLSAIIHVDYETDLSLEKIVPFAHNLMEGERTRDDPAERDGSSEHELFPWVG